CCAGCCCAGCGGCGACGAGGACGCCGGGGTTCGAGGTGTTGGTGCAGCTGGTGATCGCGGCGATGGTGACGTCGCCGTCGCCGATGTCGAAATCCTTGCCCTCGACCGGAACGCGCGTCTGCGCCTTTTTGTAAGTGTTGACCATGTCGGCATTGAACACATCGTCGACATCGGGAAGCGAGACGCGGTCCTGCGGCCGCTTCGGCCCCGCGAGCGACGGCACGACGGTGGCAAGATCGAGTTCGAGCGTGTCGGTGAACACGGGGTCCGCCGCGCCCTCGACGATCCACAGCCCTTGGCGCTTGGCATAAGCCTCGACCAGCGCGATATTCTCTTCCGAGCGGCCGGTCAGGCGCATATAATCGAGCGTCTTGTCGTCGACGCCGAAGAAACCGCAGGTCGCGCCATATTCGGGCGCCATATTGGCGAGCGTCGCGCGGTCGGCGAGGGTCAGCGAGGCGAGCCCGGGGCCGAAATATTCGACGAAGCGGCCGACGACGCCCTTGGCGCGCAGCATCTGCGTCGCGGTGAGCACAAGGTCGGTCGCGGTGACGCCTTCCTTCAGCGTCCCGGTGAATTTGAAGCCGACGACTTCGGGGATCAGCATCGACACCGGCTGGCCAAGCATTGCGGCCTCGGCCTCGATCCCGCCGACGCCCCAGCCGAGCACGCCCAGCCCGTTGATCATCGTCGTGTGGCTGTCGGTGCCGACGCAGGTGTCGGGATAGGCGACCGTGGTGCCGTCCGCATCCTCGCTCGACCACACCGCCTGCGCGATATGTTCCAGATTGACCTGGTGGCAGATGCCGGTGCCCGGGGGCACCGCCTTGAAGTTCGACAGCGACTTCGATCCCCATTTCAGGAAGTCGTAACGCTCGCCGTTGCGATAATATTCGATCTCGACATTCTGCTCGAACGCTTTCGGGGTGCCGAATTCGTCGACCATCACCGAGTGGTCGATGACGAGGTGAACGGGGACGAGCGGGTTGATCTTCGTCGTGTCGCCGCCGAGCTTGGCGATCGCATCGCGCATCGCGGCGAGGTCGACCACACAAGGGACGCCGGTGAAATCCTGGAGCAGCACGCGCGCCGGGCGATACTGGATCTCGCGGTTCGAATGCGGGTCCTTCTGCCAGTCGACCAGCGCCTGCACATCGTCGGTCGAAACGGTGAAGCCGCCATCCTCGAAGCGCAGCAGATTTTCGAGCAGCACCTTCATCGAGAAGGGCAGGCGCGAGACGTCGCCGAGCTGTGCCGCGGCCTTGTCGAGCGAATAATAGGCATAGTCCTTGCCGCCGACGCTCAGCGTCGAACGGGTGCCCAGCGTGTCGTTGCCCGTGGTGGTCATAGAACAAGCAGTCCCCATGTTGGCGCGGCGGGGAATGACCGTCCGGTGGCAAAGCAGGAGAGCGGGGCCAGCGGGAGTCGCACGCGCAGGTTTATGTTGGCGCCGCCTTACGCCGGGGGTGGGGAAATGCAAGGGGGTGAGGTAACTTACAGAAGCCGCATGTTGAGCGAGGAGAAGCCCTGCTTTTCCATTTTCAGATAACGCTTCATGGGTTCCGTAAGATAGACTTTCGTTTTGAGTTGGCCTTCATTCAACATCTCGGTTTGATTGGCGACTTCTCTGATTAAAGCCAAAGCCTCATCAGAGACCTGATGTTCTTCCTCGTCGAAGAGTCCGCGCGTCCGCCAAGTCAGAATTGGCATCGCGCTTTTAGTCGCCTCAAGGCTATCAGGAAAACGGCTATACCAACGACCGCCTAGATCGACGCAATAAGGTCCGTCTTTCTGGCGAATATAGAAAAACCGCGTTATCGGGCCGCCGAGGCGGGCGGCGGCCAAGTTGTCGATCAAATATAGAATTTTGTGAAGCCGAAACAGTGAGATACTTCCATGAATCTTCAGTACTTTCGCCACCACGTTCCAAGAGTTGTCATCACGAATGCTCGTCGAGGCGCGCCGTTTTTTGTTCCCGAGGCGTTTTAGGGTTTCACCGACGAAGTAGTAATCGGAAACTTGATTATGAAAACTGCGATGAATCATCGCCCGAGCGCCAGGGTGGTACAAAGGCAAAAGGAGGCGACTATTCCATTTGTTACTGGTTCTTACAGAATCTCTAAGTGTTAGATCATGATGTTCTATTATCCGCGTAGCTTCAAGGGCGACGCCGCCTAACGTCATAACCAAGGCGGGTTTGATAAGCTCAATCTGGCGTTGAAGATTATCAACGCAGTTTTCTATTTCCCTCTTCGCGGGAGGAGAGTTGTTTCCCTTTTCGTCCTTTGGGTTACAAAGGACGGCATTGGTAACGAATATATCTTTTCTCGATATTCCAGCAGTGTCGAGAAGCTTTTCAAAGTTGTCTCCCGACTTGTCACCATGGAAGGGAATGGCAGTTCGATCGGCGCCGAGCCGCCCCGGCGCCTCGCCGATGAACATCAAGGGAGCTTCAATGCTTCCGTTCGCCCAGCTCAATACCCTGACGCAACCTTCCATGCGGGCGCATTTTCGACAGGCGGATACGTCGTCTACCAACTTATCAAATTCAATTTCCGAGAACGTCGTCAGCATAACGTCGCTGAAGGCCTTTCGACAAAGATATGTGAGGGTGCAGTGAAACCACTTGCGTCGCCTCATAACGGCGACCGCTGTGCCGAGCAACAAACTGACCAAGTCTCTGTAATGCTATGAGATTTCCAAGAGCCTTGGCGCTGTAGTCGTGCGAACGATAAAGGGCGACTAGATCGAGTCGACCTCGCGAGTGTGGTCGAAACTGAAGATACTGGAGGCAAGGGCTTCCACGAGTTCGGAATGTGTCAGTTGGTCGAAAATTGTGGAGATACAAGGCTGCTTGAACGTCATTGGGCCAAGTTAGAAGCTTATGGATCAAGTTAGCGTCCGCGCTCGTGGTGTAATTTCCGGTGTAGGCGATGGTGTATTCCGGGGTGGGGCATGCCCCACCCCGGAATGCGGCGTCGCTGGTGGCCACCGGGTTCATCGTTATGGTGGAGTTTGCACACTTCAACCGTGACGAAGAGGAGTTCCCGATGACCGAGGACAGATTACTGATCGAAGAGCTGGCTGCAAAGGGCGGCCAACCGGATTTTTTGCGCACCATCGCCGAGAACGTGCTGCAGCTGATCATGGAGGCCGACGTTGATGGCCTGATCGGCGCGGGTCGCCACGAACGCAGCAGCGAGCGCGCGACCTGGCGCAACGGCTATCGCGACCGTTCGCTGGATACCCGGGTAGGCACGCTGAACCTGAAAATCCCCAAGCTGCGTGCTGGGTCCTATTTTCCGGGCTTCCTTGAGCCCCGCAAGATGGTCGAGAAAGCGCTGGTTGCGGTGATCCAGGAAGCGTGGATCGGCGGGGTCAGCACCCGGCGGGTCGATGAACTCGTCCAGGCCATGGGCATGACCGGCATCTCCAAGTCCACCGTCTCCAAGCTTTGCAAGGACATTGACGAGCGCGTCCATGCCTTTCTGAAACGCCCGCTCACCGGCGAATGGCCGTATCTCTGGCTCGATGCCACCTATCTCAAGGTACGCGAAGGCGGGCGGATCATCAGCGTTGCCGCAATAATCGCCATGGCCGTCAACACCGAGGGCCGGCGCGAGATCGTCGGCCTGCATATCGGCCCCTCGGAAGCGGAGGTCTTCTGGTCCGACTTCCTGAAGGACCTTGTTCGGCGCGGTCTTACCGGCGTGAAGCTGGTCATCTCCGATGCTCACGAGGGCCTCAAGGGCGCGATCACCCGCGTCATGGGCGCCACCTGGCAGCGCTGCCGGGTGCACTTCATGCGCAATGCCCTGTCCTATGTGCCCAAGGGCCAGAACACTGTCGTCGCCGCCGCGATCCGCCAGGTCTTCCTGCAGCCCGATCAGAAAAGCGCAACGCAGGTCTGGCGACAGGTCGCCGACCAGTTGCGCACCCGTTGGCCCAAGCTCGGCGCCTGCATGGACGAGGCCGAAACCGACGTGCTCGCCTACACCGGCTTCCCCACCCAGCACCGCACGAAGTTACACTCAACCAATCCGCTCGAGCGGCTCAACAAGGAGGTCAAGCGCCGCGCCGACGTCGTCGGAATCTTCCCGAACGAAGACAGCATCATCCGCCTCGTCGGGGCTGTGCTGATGGAGCAGAACGACGAGTGGCAGCTCCAGCACCGATACATGCAGATCGAAGGCATGGCCGAACTCAACCAACCCATGATCGAGGAGGAAAATCAGCCCCTACACATCACCGCCAAAGCCGCCTGACGATGGCCCACGGCCACAGCCGAAATTACACCACCTTGACGGACGCGACCTGGATCAACGCCGCCAATTTGTTATCCCCGAACTCGACTCGTGTTCCGTTCCCGAGAACGGATGATCCCACGAGCCGTTCGAAATAGGTGTGTTGCCATTGGCTAAATTTGCGGCCTCGTCGACGGCCTCTGCCAAATAGGTTTAGCCCGGCTTCGGTTGCTTCAGCCACAGTTCCTGCGTGGCGCTCAACCACAGCGGGAAGAAGCATGTTGGCGACGGATGACGGCGTCTCGGTTCGAACCGCCCTCGCGGCCGCGTCAACACGTCTAAGGTCGGCCGCCGTAAACTCAGACGCGCCGCTCGCGCTGAGCGTCAGAATGTATGGCGCATTGTTTCCGAGGAGCAAATCGCTCGCACTACGCCATGCGGTAACAATGTCGGGTTCGGAAATATCCATATCACTTCATCGTGTAGGTTATAGTTTTTCTTTTCCTATTTATCCTTATTATTCCTCCGCTGTTCCTAACCAATTTGTCATAACATCTAAATCCAAAGGATATTGCGTCAAACCAGTCGGAAATACTTCTAGAATTAACTTCTAGGCCGCTTGTCATCGTTTTTATCGTTTGTCCGATAGTAAAAGGAATATTTCCCCTGTCGGAAAATGATGAAACTCCGTTTGCAGATATTTTGTTCTGGTTGAAGACAAAAACGCTAATACCTTCTTCTAAGAAAATCGAACGAGCGCCGTCCTCGACGCGATCTATCTCCGGATTGTAGCGCCTCTTTGCATTCATCAGTTTTCTGAAAACAGGTGACCAGCCTAACTTCGCGACGTAAGCCAAATGGAACACGTCATGGAAGCGGTACCCATCGTCGATGTAGGCATTGTCATCTAACGAGTCCCCTAAATCTCTTCCTTCGAACTCAATTCGCACTCGCCCATCTTTCGGATTTTGGTGAAAAACGAACTCGCCCTTTTCCGGTAAACGCTGATCGTGAGGCGATTTTTCATCGAAGTCGCGCTTGTCATCGGAAAAAAGATACAGCGTCTTCACGAGATTATCAGATGCGATCTGAGAAAGTTTAAGATCACAATATGAAGCAACAGCGGAGAGATACCAGAGCGTGTCTCCTAGCTCTGTAGCGATCTCCTTTTTGACAACATCAGGGGTTTTGTTGTCGCGCTTTATCTTCTTTATAGAGCTTGCAACGCTTCCGGCTTCTCCGAGTAAGCCAAGGGTAAGGACTTCAATATCGTCAGTCCTGAGCGTTTTCGAGCATAGATTCTGATATCTGTCTAATTCCATATCCGTTCCGCCCCCTGCGTCAGATAGAGAGATTTATATTTTCCTATACTTAGAACATCAAGCCCGCTGCTGATGAGGGCCATAGCGTATTTCCCCTCTTTCCTACATTATCCAAATAGGTTCAAAATCACTCCGATTCATTCCAAGTGATTCGGGAGATGGAGTTATGGGGCGTAAAATGGCGCGGGGTTCGCGGGGGAAATCGGGAGGTGTGGCTGCGGCTTCAGGCAGCGGTGAAGGCCGGAACAGGCCCTCCCGTGGTCGGGGCCACGGGTCTCCGATCGCCCCCTCCCGCAAGCGGGAGGGGAGCAACGCGCGTGGCGCCGCCGGGCCCTGGATCAAGTCCGGGGTGCGCGAGCGCGAGAATCCCTTCATGCCCGGGCTGCGCGTACGCTCGGACGGGTGGACGGCGGCGCGGACGCAGGTGTTTCTGGCGACGCTGGGGCAGACGGGGTGCATCACCGACGCGGCGCGGATCGCGGGGGTCAGCCGGACGTCGGTCAATCGCTCGCGGGCGCTGTTTCCTCCCTTCGACGCGGCGTGCGGCGAGGCGATCGCGCGGGCGCTGCGCGGGCTGGAGGCGGTCGCTTACGAGCGCGCGGTCGAGGGGCGCGAGATGGTCGTCATTCGCGACGGGCGCGAGGTCGAGCGGCGGATCATGCCGTCGGATTCGATGCTGGGGCTGCTGATCAAGCGCGGCGACCTGAAAGGCGGGCAGAATCTGCATCTGACGGCCGAGGAGGCTGCGGCCTATGTGCTGCCCGCGGCGGTCGCGCACCGCTTCCTGTCGGTCGACGAGTTTTACGGCGGCATCACCTTTGACGGGCGCGACGGCGGCAAGGTGCAGCGGCCGACGTCCGAGGAGACCGACGCGGCGATCGTCGCGCGGCTCGCCATCCTGCGCAAGCAGCGCGGGCTCAACACGCCGCTGTGCGACAACTGCGGTGAGCCGGTCGATTAGGGGTGATCGGGGGCGCCGGTTCGGGGGCGGGGAGGGGACGCTGGAAAGCTGATGTGGCGTAATCGCGCTCTGGGCCCCGGCTTTCGCCAGGGTACAGCATGGCAACGTCCCCAACCGGCCGTTTTCAGCCCCCCGAAGCCGACTTTCCCCCGGCATCGCTCTTTTCCCTGCAGAGAGCCGAGCCGGGGCAAGCGGCCTTTTGTGCGAAACTTATAACCCAGATCAACGCGCCGCGGCGCGGGCGGCTGGCCAATGCTTGCGGGGCGGGTCTTCGCAGGGCATTGGGAGAATATGGAATCGACCAGACTGTCCTCGCTCGGCCGTGATACGCGCGCGAACCGGCTGATCATCACGCTGCTCGCGGTGGGCTTTGCCGCGATTCTGGTGGCGGCGAGCGTTGCCTTTTACGTCCAGCGGCAGAATGAGGCCGATGCACAGCTGGTCGCGCATACGCTGGCGGTCGAGGCGGCGCTGGGCGCCTATGCGAGCGCGACCGAACGTATGGAGACCGCGCGGCGCGGGCTGATCCTCACCCAGAACCCCGAATTTTCGGCGATCATGGCCGAGGCCGAGAAGGTGTCGCGCAACCAGCTCGACGCGCTGGCG
The Sphingopyxis macrogoltabida genome window above contains:
- the acnA gene encoding aconitate hydratase AcnA, whose protein sequence is MTTTGNDTLGTRSTLSVGGKDYAYYSLDKAAAQLGDVSRLPFSMKVLLENLLRFEDGGFTVSTDDVQALVDWQKDPHSNREIQYRPARVLLQDFTGVPCVVDLAAMRDAIAKLGGDTTKINPLVPVHLVIDHSVMVDEFGTPKAFEQNVEIEYYRNGERYDFLKWGSKSLSNFKAVPPGTGICHQVNLEHIAQAVWSSEDADGTTVAYPDTCVGTDSHTTMINGLGVLGWGVGGIEAEAAMLGQPVSMLIPEVVGFKFTGTLKEGVTATDLVLTATQMLRAKGVVGRFVEYFGPGLASLTLADRATLANMAPEYGATCGFFGVDDKTLDYMRLTGRSEENIALVEAYAKRQGLWIVEGAADPVFTDTLELDLATVVPSLAGPKRPQDRVSLPDVDDVFNADMVNTYKKAQTRVPVEGKDFDIGDGDVTIAAITSCTNTSNPGVLVAAGLVAKKADAFGLKPKPWVKTSLAPGSQVVTDYLEKAGLQKHLDNIGFNLVGYGCTTCIGNSGPLAEPISKAINENGLVAAAVISGNRNFEGRVSPDVRANFLASPPLVVAYALKGTVIEDFTTTPIGQAENGQDVFLKDIWPTNQEVADVMAGALDRGMFEARYANVYKGDEHWQKISVEGSDTYQWRAGSTYVANPPYFEGMTMTPAPVADIIDAKPLAILGDSITTDHISPAGSIKADSPAGKWLMEHQVSKADFNSYGARRGHHDVMMRGTFANIRIKNEMVPGIEGGMSRYGTEVMPIYDAAMRHKADGTPLVVIAGKEYGTGSSRDWAAKGTNLLGVRAVIVESFERIHRSNLVGMGVLPLQFLEGDTRETLGLTGDDIFTITGVADLKPRQTVTVNVTRADGSTFSFDTLCRIDTANEVEYYMNGGILHYVLRKLAA
- a CDS encoding uracil-DNA glycosylase, producing the protein MLTTFSEIEFDKLVDDVSACRKCARMEGCVRVLSWANGSIEAPLMFIGEAPGRLGADRTAIPFHGDKSGDNFEKLLDTAGISRKDIFVTNAVLCNPKDEKGNNSPPAKREIENCVDNLQRQIELIKPALVMTLGGVALEATRIIEHHDLTLRDSVRTSNKWNSRLLLPLYHPGARAMIHRSFHNQVSDYYFVGETLKRLGNKKRRASTSIRDDNSWNVVAKVLKIHGSISLFRLHKILYLIDNLAAARLGGPITRFFYIRQKDGPYCVDLGGRWYSRFPDSLEATKSAMPILTWRTRGLFDEEEHQVSDEALALIREVANQTEMLNEGQLKTKVYLTEPMKRYLKMEKQGFSSLNMRLL
- a CDS encoding IS256-like element ISSpma2 family transposase; amino-acid sequence: MTEDRLLIEELAAKGGQPDFLRTIAENVLQLIMEADVDGLIGAGRHERSSERATWRNGYRDRSLDTRVGTLNLKIPKLRAGSYFPGFLEPRKMVEKALVAVIQEAWIGGVSTRRVDELVQAMGMTGISKSTVSKLCKDIDERVHAFLKRPLTGEWPYLWLDATYLKVREGGRIISVAAIIAMAVNTEGRREIVGLHIGPSEAEVFWSDFLKDLVRRGLTGVKLVISDAHEGLKGAITRVMGATWQRCRVHFMRNALSYVPKGQNTVVAAAIRQVFLQPDQKSATQVWRQVADQLRTRWPKLGACMDEAETDVLAYTGFPTQHRTKLHSTNPLERLNKEVKRRADVVGIFPNEDSIIRLVGAVLMEQNDEWQLQHRYMQIEGMAELNQPMIEEENQPLHITAKAA
- a CDS encoding nucleoside triphosphate pyrophosphohydrolase family protein, with the translated sequence MELDRYQNLCSKTLRTDDIEVLTLGLLGEAGSVASSIKKIKRDNKTPDVVKKEIATELGDTLWYLSAVASYCDLKLSQIASDNLVKTLYLFSDDKRDFDEKSPHDQRLPEKGEFVFHQNPKDGRVRIEFEGRDLGDSLDDNAYIDDGYRFHDVFHLAYVAKLGWSPVFRKLMNAKRRYNPEIDRVEDGARSIFLEEGISVFVFNQNKISANGVSSFSDRGNIPFTIGQTIKTMTSGLEVNSRSISDWFDAISFGFRCYDKLVRNSGGIIRINRKRKTITYTMK